One segment of Streptomyces sp. NBC_01463 DNA contains the following:
- a CDS encoding VOC family protein, which translates to MLGTDFRTGSPNWLDLGSPDVPAAAAFYGAVLGWQFVSAGPEAGGYGFFQREGRTVAAIGQLTEEGADSAWMLHFHTPDVQATAAAVRDGGGSVRMEPMDVMGEGRLAQFTDPQGAEFACWQPGRTAGFDVASAENTLIWAELHVPDPVAAIGFYAGVFGWRSAEMQAPGMTYRVLSIADGDQEDGSFGGAAPLAGDGEKARWVPYFHVLDADATTAAVTANGGSVLMPAADVPEVGRIAWVADPAGAVFALLTPDPRMG; encoded by the coding sequence ATGCTCGGTACCGACTTCCGCACCGGATCGCCCAACTGGCTGGACCTCGGCAGCCCCGACGTTCCCGCGGCCGCCGCCTTCTACGGAGCCGTACTCGGCTGGCAGTTCGTCTCGGCCGGACCGGAGGCAGGCGGCTACGGATTCTTCCAGCGCGAGGGCCGTACTGTCGCCGCGATCGGTCAGCTGACCGAGGAGGGCGCCGACTCCGCGTGGATGCTGCACTTCCACACCCCCGACGTGCAGGCCACCGCCGCCGCCGTGCGCGACGGCGGGGGCAGCGTGCGGATGGAGCCGATGGACGTGATGGGCGAGGGCCGGCTTGCCCAGTTCACCGATCCGCAGGGTGCCGAGTTCGCCTGCTGGCAGCCCGGCCGCACGGCCGGGTTCGATGTGGCATCGGCCGAGAACACGCTGATCTGGGCCGAGCTGCACGTGCCCGATCCGGTGGCCGCCATCGGCTTCTACGCGGGCGTCTTCGGCTGGCGCTCGGCGGAGATGCAGGCGCCGGGCATGACCTACCGGGTGCTGAGCATCGCCGACGGCGACCAGGAGGACGGCTCCTTCGGCGGGGCGGCCCCGCTTGCGGGCGACGGCGAGAAGGCCCGCTGGGTGCCGTACTTCCACGTCCTCGACGCGGACGCGACCACCGCAGCGGTCACGGCGAACGGCGGCTCCGTGCTGATGCCCGCGGCCGACGTGCCCGAGGTCGGCCGGATCGCCTGGGTCGCGGACCCGGCGGGCGCCGTGTTCGCGCTGCTCACCCCGGACCCCCGGATGGGCTGA
- a CDS encoding FAD-dependent oxidoreductase: MTTRHRRTPDVVVVGAGLAGLACALDLCGSGQQVALLEASDGVGGRMRTDRADGFLLDRGFQVFNTAYPQVKRRLALRSLRLRPFTPGIIVHTPTGPVSLADPTRRPEKAGTLLPGKVLTGRDLAAMAALAARDSLLPAACVKGRPDRSTADALSRAGLSAKAVDEVLRPFLSGVFLEDRLETSARFFHMVLRSMVRGTLCLPADGIGAVPAQLAAGLPDGVLRLETPVAGVTASGVLLADGRELPAGSVVVATEAAAAARLLPGLPVPEGRTVTTYYHAVASSPLAEPTLVVDGAGTVLNTCVLTEVAPTYAPPGTALVSSSALGADRPGAGEAVLRRLADLYGTDTGRWQQIAVHTVERALPAMNPPWPLSRTTRFSPGRYVCGDHRATGSVQGALASGARAAREVLGDLAHG; this comes from the coding sequence ATGACCACTCGGCATCGCCGGACTCCGGACGTCGTCGTCGTAGGAGCGGGCCTCGCCGGGCTGGCCTGCGCCCTGGATCTGTGCGGCTCCGGGCAGCAGGTGGCACTTCTCGAGGCGTCCGACGGCGTGGGCGGCCGCATGCGCACGGACCGGGCGGACGGGTTTCTGCTGGACCGCGGGTTCCAGGTGTTCAACACCGCCTATCCACAGGTGAAGCGGCGTCTGGCGTTGCGGAGCCTGCGGTTGCGGCCGTTCACTCCGGGCATCATCGTGCACACGCCGACCGGTCCCGTCTCTCTCGCCGACCCGACTCGGCGGCCGGAGAAGGCCGGAACGCTGCTGCCCGGCAAGGTTCTGACGGGCCGGGACCTGGCCGCGATGGCCGCGCTCGCCGCGCGTGACTCCCTGCTGCCTGCCGCATGCGTCAAAGGGCGGCCGGACCGTTCCACCGCTGACGCCCTGTCCCGCGCAGGGCTCTCGGCCAAGGCGGTCGACGAAGTCCTGCGGCCGTTCCTGTCCGGTGTGTTCCTGGAGGACCGGCTGGAGACCTCCGCCCGCTTCTTCCACATGGTGCTGCGGAGCATGGTCCGGGGAACCCTCTGCCTGCCCGCCGACGGCATCGGCGCAGTTCCCGCCCAGCTGGCCGCCGGTCTGCCCGACGGTGTCCTCCGGCTGGAGACACCGGTCGCCGGGGTCACCGCGTCGGGGGTGCTTCTGGCGGACGGCCGTGAGCTGCCGGCCGGATCCGTCGTGGTGGCGACGGAGGCCGCCGCGGCGGCCCGGCTGCTGCCCGGCCTGCCCGTGCCGGAGGGCCGCACGGTGACCACGTACTACCACGCGGTCGCGAGCTCGCCCCTGGCCGAGCCGACCTTGGTGGTGGACGGCGCCGGAACCGTACTGAACACCTGCGTGCTCACCGAGGTCGCACCCACCTACGCCCCGCCCGGAACCGCGCTCGTCTCCAGCTCGGCCCTGGGCGCCGACCGGCCCGGCGCGGGCGAGGCCGTGCTTCGACGGCTGGCCGACCTCTACGGCACCGATACCGGCCGCTGGCAGCAGATCGCCGTCCACACGGTCGAGAGGGCCCTGCCCGCGATGAACCCACCCTGGCCGCTGAGCCGTACGACACGCTTCTCACCGGGCAGGTACGTCTGCGGGGACCATCGGGCGACCGGCTCCGTACAAGGCGCGTTGGCATCGGGAGCACGGGCCGCCCGCGAAGTACTGGGCGATCTCGCGCACGGTTGA
- a CDS encoding maleylpyruvate isomerase family mycothiol-dependent enzyme produces the protein MVHTERAALIEDLAHLDDEQWATPSLCDGWTVHDVVAHLVDTALTTRLGFVVGLARARFDFDRQNSLGVARRRGATPQETLERLRRAAPRKSTPPAPLDSRLVEEVVHGEDIRRPLGLSRTYPPEAVVRSLRLQTRTPASFGGAKELVARVRLTATDDDLTLGTGPAVTGPALTLLLAVSGRRSVLGELEGPGVRTLATVG, from the coding sequence ATGGTTCATACAGAGCGTGCGGCCCTGATCGAGGACCTCGCGCACCTCGACGACGAGCAGTGGGCCACACCGTCTCTCTGTGACGGGTGGACGGTGCACGACGTGGTCGCCCACCTGGTGGACACGGCCCTGACCACGCGCCTGGGATTCGTCGTGGGCCTGGCCCGGGCACGGTTCGACTTCGACCGTCAGAACTCCCTGGGAGTGGCGCGCCGGCGCGGGGCCACGCCGCAGGAGACCCTGGAGCGGCTCCGTCGGGCGGCTCCGCGCAAGTCCACGCCGCCGGCCCCCCTCGACAGCCGCCTGGTGGAGGAGGTCGTCCACGGTGAGGACATCCGCCGCCCCTTGGGGCTCAGCCGCACCTACCCGCCGGAAGCCGTGGTCCGATCGCTTCGTCTGCAGACCCGTACCCCGGCGTCATTCGGCGGGGCCAAGGAACTCGTGGCCCGCGTCCGGCTCACGGCGACCGACGACGACCTGACGCTCGGCACAGGGCCGGCGGTGACCGGCCCCGCGCTCACCCTGCTCCTCGCCGTTTCCGGGCGCCGATCGGTCCTGGGCGAACTCGAAGGGCCCGGCGTCCGCACACTCGCGACGGTGGGCTGA
- a CDS encoding beta-N-acetylhexosaminidase: MSATPPLSRRGALVAGAAALAGGLGLATGSEAAVRMPENARLRAAALSPQQRAAQCVIHSYPGLTPPASLMSAIKEGRTAGVIFFGENIDNLSQIESVIQSMNAAHASSPVKQPLLLMTDQEGGAIRRLPGEPVMSAKDVGASADPHQWADFTGSGAGMNLAGVGMNVNLAPVLDVYRADGDFTDQYERSYSKSAAAVASCGSAFITAQQSAGVAATAKHFPGLGPASASQNTDLRSVTLTTSAASLRSVDEAPYRDAIAAGTKLVMLSWAVYTALDSSRPAGLSPTVVGELRNRLGYTGVTITDALEAGALQSFGSTSQRAVLAAAAGMDLVLCSSRSVSQGDEAVTALSEALTSGRLDGTAFDAAAARVSALRAGL; encoded by the coding sequence ATGAGTGCGACACCACCCCTCAGCAGGCGCGGTGCCCTGGTCGCCGGAGCCGCGGCCCTGGCCGGCGGGCTGGGACTGGCCACCGGTTCGGAAGCGGCCGTGCGGATGCCCGAGAACGCCCGCCTCCGTGCCGCCGCCCTGTCGCCCCAGCAGCGCGCCGCGCAGTGCGTCATCCACTCCTACCCCGGACTCACGCCACCCGCCTCCCTGATGAGCGCCATCAAGGAAGGCCGCACCGCCGGCGTGATCTTCTTCGGGGAGAACATCGACAACCTGAGCCAGATCGAGAGCGTCATCCAGTCGATGAACGCGGCGCACGCCTCTTCGCCCGTGAAACAGCCGCTGCTCCTGATGACCGACCAGGAAGGCGGCGCCATCCGCCGCCTGCCCGGTGAGCCCGTCATGTCCGCCAAGGACGTCGGCGCCTCGGCCGACCCGCACCAGTGGGCCGACTTCACCGGCAGTGGTGCGGGCATGAACCTGGCGGGCGTCGGCATGAACGTCAACCTCGCGCCGGTCCTCGACGTCTACCGCGCGGACGGCGACTTCACGGACCAGTACGAGCGGTCCTACAGCAAGTCCGCCGCAGCCGTGGCCAGTTGCGGATCGGCCTTCATCACCGCCCAGCAGAGTGCGGGTGTCGCCGCCACCGCCAAGCACTTCCCCGGCCTCGGCCCCGCATCCGCGAGCCAGAACACGGATCTCCGATCCGTCACCCTCACCACCTCCGCGGCGAGCCTCCGCAGCGTAGACGAGGCGCCGTACCGGGATGCCATCGCGGCCGGAACCAAGCTCGTCATGCTGTCCTGGGCCGTCTACACCGCCCTGGACTCCAGCCGGCCCGCCGGCCTCTCCCCGACCGTCGTCGGTGAGCTGCGCAACCGGCTCGGCTACACCGGAGTCACGATCACCGACGCTCTGGAGGCCGGCGCCCTCCAGTCCTTCGGCAGTACGTCGCAACGTGCCGTCCTGGCCGCTGCCGCGGGCATGGACCTCGTCCTCTGCTCCTCCCGCAGCGTCTCCCAGGGCGACGAGGCGGTGACCGCGCTGAGCGAGGCCCTGACGTCCGGCCGGCTCGACGGCACCGCTTTCGACGCCGCCGCCGCACGGGTGAGCGCCCTTCGCGCCGGGCTGTGA
- a CDS encoding MFS transporter codes for MRPDLLVKAALPPPPAYAPTAPAQHAPPPGFGPPPPGTWPTHSSPALRDEAPPHPLRWWGLAVIALVQLMVLFDATAFNMASPAVQADLGMSGDGLTSLFTAYTVSFGGLLLIGGHLADRAGPRRVLVIGLVGCVLASAIAGVAGGSGQLLLARFLQGASAALLTPAALSLVSTGFAGSKERGRAIGIYAAVAGGGSALGLLTAGWLDALSWRVTFYAGAGLAVVALIGAATLVHERPGRTDARPDTAGMLLGTGGLIALSYGLTQADPRGWSDPLVLALLAVGTVLLAAFLLRQTVRTAPFPQESGASGLDRLGAFLAVLLAGFGIMTSFAVVEFFLRSVRGDSPLTAGVAFLPMAAAVAIASTQVSARLLPRVAPRGLIVSGLAITALGMVLLTRLEPDGAYVTQVLPALLLTGFGTGLALPPVFATATAGPGLSGERSAAVTAGHQLGLTLGNALLSAVLVAELRHMSASDDLTSVLFGAYSTALWWAVGGMALACLATGLLITSKAPTERPPGR; via the coding sequence GTGCGCCCGGACCTTCTGGTCAAGGCCGCGCTGCCCCCGCCGCCCGCCTACGCTCCGACGGCCCCGGCGCAGCACGCCCCGCCACCGGGATTCGGGCCGCCGCCCCCGGGGACCTGGCCCACCCACTCCTCCCCCGCCCTTCGGGACGAGGCGCCGCCGCATCCCCTGCGCTGGTGGGGGCTGGCGGTGATCGCCCTGGTGCAACTGATGGTGCTGTTCGACGCGACGGCCTTCAACATGGCCTCGCCTGCCGTCCAGGCCGACCTGGGGATGAGCGGCGACGGCCTGACCTCGTTGTTCACCGCGTACACGGTGTCCTTCGGCGGCCTGCTGCTGATCGGTGGGCATCTCGCGGATCGCGCAGGCCCCAGACGTGTGTTGGTCATCGGCCTCGTCGGATGCGTGCTGGCGTCCGCGATCGCCGGCGTAGCCGGCGGTTCCGGGCAGCTGCTCCTGGCCCGCTTCCTCCAGGGCGCCTCCGCCGCGCTGCTCACACCGGCCGCGCTGTCCCTGGTGAGCACCGGATTCGCCGGCTCCAAGGAACGCGGCAGAGCGATCGGGATCTACGCCGCCGTCGCCGGTGGCGGCTCGGCACTGGGACTTCTCACCGCCGGTTGGCTCGACGCGCTCTCGTGGCGCGTCACGTTCTACGCCGGCGCCGGCCTCGCCGTCGTCGCGTTGATCGGTGCGGCGACCCTGGTGCATGAGCGTCCGGGGCGGACGGACGCCCGACCGGACACCGCCGGGATGCTGCTCGGCACCGGTGGGCTCATCGCCCTCTCCTACGGCCTCACCCAGGCCGATCCGCGCGGCTGGAGCGACCCGCTGGTCCTGGCCCTGCTGGCGGTGGGCACGGTCCTCCTCGCGGCCTTCCTGCTGCGGCAGACGGTCCGGACGGCCCCGTTCCCTCAGGAATCCGGCGCCTCGGGGCTCGACCGCCTCGGCGCGTTTCTGGCCGTGCTGCTGGCCGGATTCGGAATCATGACCTCGTTCGCGGTCGTGGAGTTCTTTCTGCGGAGCGTCCGCGGCGACTCCCCTCTCACGGCCGGTGTGGCCTTTCTGCCCATGGCCGCCGCGGTCGCCATCGCTTCCACGCAGGTGTCCGCCCGGTTGCTGCCCCGCGTGGCGCCCCGCGGCCTGATCGTGAGCGGGCTGGCGATCACGGCCCTCGGCATGGTGCTCCTGACCCGTCTCGAACCGGACGGCGCCTACGTCACCCAGGTGCTGCCCGCCCTGCTCCTCACCGGTTTCGGCACCGGTCTCGCCCTGCCGCCGGTCTTCGCCACCGCGACCGCGGGCCCCGGACTCTCCGGTGAGCGTTCCGCCGCCGTCACTGCGGGCCATCAACTGGGCCTGACGCTCGGCAACGCGCTGCTCAGCGCCGTTCTCGTCGCCGAACTGCGTCATATGTCGGCGTCCGACGACCTGACGAGTGTGTTGTTCGGGGCCTACTCCACCGCCCTCTGGTGGGCGGTCGGCGGCATGGCCCTCGCCTGTCTCGCCACCGGTCTGCTGATCACCTCCAAGGCACCCACGGAGCGTCCCCCGGGCCGGTGA
- a CDS encoding metalloregulator ArsR/SmtB family transcription factor, translating to MDEVFKALADASRRRLLDRLNERAGQNLVELGAGLGMTRQAVSKHLAVLEGAGLITTVRRGRERLHYLNPVPIHDLADRWIGQYERGRMAALSNLKQALEGTAMSKPEFVYTIYVHTTPEKLWEGLTSPEFLKQYHGGWAPSSDWKVGSKVLWPVEEGGEPQDLGQVVTAAEPGKRLAYTWHTLQPMHQEMFGMSDAEFAEAVKERSTVAFDIEPAEVAEVGVKLTITHDGFTSADSKMLEGVSGGWTMMMSELKTILEKD from the coding sequence ATGGACGAGGTGTTCAAGGCGCTCGCGGATGCGAGCCGGAGGCGGCTGCTGGACCGGCTGAACGAGCGGGCCGGGCAGAACCTGGTCGAACTGGGTGCGGGGCTGGGCATGACCAGGCAGGCGGTGTCCAAGCACTTGGCGGTGCTGGAGGGCGCGGGCCTGATCACGACGGTACGGCGTGGCCGGGAGCGGCTGCACTACCTCAATCCCGTGCCGATCCACGATCTGGCCGACCGCTGGATCGGCCAGTACGAGCGGGGCCGGATGGCCGCGCTCAGCAACTTGAAGCAGGCCCTGGAAGGAACGGCGATGAGCAAGCCCGAGTTCGTTTACACGATCTACGTCCACACCACGCCCGAGAAACTCTGGGAGGGGCTCACCAGCCCGGAGTTCCTGAAGCAGTACCACGGAGGCTGGGCACCCTCCTCCGACTGGAAGGTCGGTTCGAAGGTGCTGTGGCCGGTCGAGGAAGGCGGCGAACCGCAGGACCTCGGCCAGGTCGTCACCGCGGCGGAACCCGGCAAGCGGCTCGCCTACACCTGGCACACGCTGCAGCCGATGCATCAGGAGATGTTCGGCATGAGCGATGCGGAGTTCGCCGAGGCGGTCAAGGAACGCTCGACGGTCGCCTTCGACATCGAGCCCGCCGAGGTGGCGGAGGTGGGCGTCAAGCTGACCATCACCCACGACGGCTTCACCTCGGCCGACTCCAAGATGCTCGAGGGCGTCAGCGGCGGCTGGACCATGATGATGTCGGAACTGAAGACGATCCTGGAGAAGGACTGA
- a CDS encoding GH25 family lysozyme produces the protein MSTRSISLQSVQKRLTAVGVVGTSATLLFALMSGTASSAPLPDSPVPYGKGYMGVGYVQDSEDFKPDTRPLHLDAGTDAGLKANPEGVDVSSWQGGINWSSVRGAGIEFAWMKATEGLTYKDPTFSANYLNAYNAGVIRGAYHFARPDVSGGAAQADFFASNGGAWSRDNLTLPGVLDIEGSCYGYSQAAMRQWVLDFYNTYKARTGRDVVIYTSPSWWNSCTGGWNGMSALSPLWVAHWTTAGSPSIPAGFPFWTVWQYSSTGAVSGVSGNVDRDRFSGDRSRLLALANNTP, from the coding sequence TTGTCGACCCGGAGCATCTCCCTCCAGTCCGTCCAGAAGAGACTCACCGCGGTTGGTGTCGTCGGTACGAGCGCCACGCTGTTGTTCGCCCTGATGTCCGGCACTGCGTCATCGGCGCCCTTGCCGGACAGCCCCGTGCCGTACGGCAAGGGCTACATGGGCGTCGGTTACGTCCAGGACAGCGAGGACTTCAAACCGGACACCCGCCCACTGCACCTCGACGCCGGGACGGACGCCGGCCTCAAGGCGAACCCCGAGGGCGTCGACGTCTCCAGCTGGCAGGGGGGCATCAACTGGAGCTCGGTCCGTGGCGCGGGCATCGAGTTCGCCTGGATGAAGGCGACCGAGGGCCTGACGTACAAGGACCCGACGTTCAGTGCCAACTACCTGAACGCCTACAACGCCGGTGTGATCCGCGGCGCGTACCACTTCGCACGGCCGGACGTCTCCGGTGGCGCGGCGCAGGCCGACTTCTTCGCGAGCAACGGTGGCGCCTGGTCCCGCGACAACCTCACGCTCCCCGGCGTACTCGACATCGAGGGCAGCTGCTACGGCTACTCCCAGGCGGCCATGCGGCAGTGGGTCCTCGACTTCTACAACACGTACAAGGCCCGCACGGGACGTGACGTGGTCATCTACACCAGCCCGAGCTGGTGGAACTCCTGCACCGGGGGCTGGAACGGCATGTCCGCCCTCAGCCCCCTGTGGGTGGCGCACTGGACCACGGCCGGCAGCCCCAGCATTCCGGCGGGCTTCCCGTTCTGGACGGTCTGGCAGTACAGCTCCACCGGCGCGGTGAGCGGCGTCTCGGGCAACGTCGACCGCGACCGCTTCAGTGGTGACCGCTCCCGCCTGCTGGCTCTGGCCAACAACACCCCGTGA
- a CDS encoding ATP-binding protein produces MVKDTSLRAVGWAQSFPVSEGVRAGRRWTQGHLMSLEWTEKAPDTVDDILLSVSELITNAHVHAHSDAQLVLTWDSHCLHVSVHDSDPVPPAKRAEDLTTTGGRGLAIVDALADGWATHPQASGKTVTACFVPPGAPKPRHDGDVS; encoded by the coding sequence ATGGTGAAGGACACGTCGCTGCGCGCGGTGGGATGGGCACAATCGTTTCCGGTGTCGGAAGGAGTGCGGGCCGGCCGCCGCTGGACGCAAGGGCACCTGATGTCCCTGGAGTGGACCGAGAAGGCCCCCGACACAGTGGACGACATTCTGCTCAGCGTCTCGGAGCTGATCACCAACGCACACGTGCACGCGCACAGCGACGCCCAGCTGGTCCTCACCTGGGACAGTCACTGTCTGCACGTCAGCGTCCACGACTCGGACCCCGTTCCCCCTGCCAAGCGGGCGGAGGACCTCACGACGACGGGAGGACGGGGACTCGCCATCGTCGACGCCCTCGCCGACGGCTGGGCCACGCATCCGCAGGCGTCGGGAAAGACCGTCACCGCCTGCTTCGTGCCACCAGGGGCTCCGAAGCCCCGGCACGACGGGGACGTCAGCTGA